One Gambusia affinis linkage group LG15, SWU_Gaff_1.0, whole genome shotgun sequence genomic window carries:
- the LOC122844551 gene encoding carbonic anhydrase 15-like has translation MRSSLYLLAFLYLRSRASAEWCYQSQTCDDTCKEPSHWAALFPRCGGLRQSPINIVTNKVHFSSALPPFSFIGHTDLINITVENKGHSAHFALPQSVRLTGGALPGHYRAAQFHFHWGGSGTPGSEHTIDGERFPMELHIVHIKEPYSSLEEAEHDMAGIALLALFFEETADDHPHLDTIIAALDQVQNNGSSTVISNFRLSNIIPAAAELHSYYRYVGSMTTPGCEQAVAWTVFHRMLSISSRQLDAIVKGQPMTNIFRPTQPLDGRVVYSSKSGAAQKSANQMWFVVLSALFMPMILIHII, from the exons ATGCGTTCTTCTCTCTACCTCCTGGCTTTCCTCTACCTGCGCTCCAGGGCATCAG CTGAGTGGTGTTACCAGAGCCAGACCTGTGATGACACATGCAAAG AACCAAGCCACTGGGCAGCTCTGTTTCCCAGATGTGGAGGTTTAAGGCAGTCGCCAATTAACATCGTGACCAATAAAGTTCATTTCAGCAGCGCTCTTCCTCCCTTCAGCTTCATCGGACACACCGACTTAATCAACATCACAGTGGAGAACAAGGGCCACTCTG CTCACTTTGCTTTACCACAGTCAGTGCGGCTGACAGGAGGAGCTCTGCCGGGTCACTACAGAGCCGCCCAGTTTCACTTCCACTGGGGAGGGAGCGGGACCCCGGGATCAGAACACACCATTGATGGAGAAAGATTTCCCATGGAG TTGCACATAGTTCATATTAAAGAGCCTTACAGCTCTCTGGAGGAAGCAGAACATGACATGGCGGGGATCGCTCTGCTCGCCCTCTTCTTTGAG GAAACAGCAGATGATCATCCTCATCTAGATACAATAATTGCTGCTCTGGATCAAGTACAAAACAatg GCAGCAGCACAGTGATTTCAAACTTTAGACTGAGTAATATCATCCCGGCAGCCGCCGAGCTTCACAGTTACTACCGCTATGTGGGCTCCATGACAACTCCAGGATGTGAGCAGGCGGTTGCATGGACCGTGTTTCATAGGATGTTGTCAATCAGCAGCCGACAG CTGGATGCCATAGTGAAAGGACAGCCCATGACAAACATCTTCAGACCCACGCAGCCTCTGGATGGCAGAGTAGTTTACAGCTCCAAGTCAGGCGCAGCTCAGAAGAGTGCAAACCAAATGTGGTTTGTCGTCCTCTCAGCTCTGTTCATGCCAATGATCCTGATACATATTATTTAG